CGCATTGGTGGTGTCGCCTTCGACGATGTTCGTGTTCGAGGCCCATTCCGCCAGCGCCGAGAGGTAATATAGCGCTTTGAATTTCACAGTGTATTCGTCCAGAAAAGCCTGGGCTTGTGTTTGCAAGTCACGCTCGGAGGGCGCGCATGAAACCCCAAGTGAAAAACAGAAAAAAAGCAGGACTCTTTTCATAAGCTCATTCCTTCACACGGGTATTAGATTGGATCTGTTAGAATCAGTCGAACAGAAAATATGAATCGCTTTTCAAATGTCAAGTGTTTCAGCGCCAATCAAAGATTGTTGCGGTCGATGGAATTTTTGGGTGCGTGTGCATGTTCCGGCGTTCGGCCTTCTTGCGATATTATATTTGAAAATCTGGACGCCCCTTTGTCGTTTTCTGAAGACGAATGCTGCGTCACAACAAAAAACTTGCTTTTGTGACGCCCATTGTTAGTTTGCTATCAAACATCGTATTCTAATGTCTGAGAGGAAGGAAACTAGAATGACGATTCGACCAGCGCTTCTCCGCTTGTGCAGCATTCCCGCCTTGTTGTTGCTTATCAATTTTAATCCTCTACCCACAACTGAAAATCTCAATGCCCGCGCCGATTATGTTGGCGTTACTGCCGAATTGCAGCGCGTCATTCAGCACGAGATGGCTGACAAACTTCTGCCGGCGCTCTCGATTGCGCTGGTGGACGGGCAGGAGATTGTTTGGGCGCAAGGCTTTGGCTTCGCGGATCCTGAGCAAAGGATTCCCGCGACTGCTGCAACCGTTTATCGTGTTGGGTCGTTGTCAAAATTATTCACGGACCTCGGCATCATGCAGCTCGTCGAAAGCGGCGCATTACCGCTTGATGCACCGATCACCAAATTCTTGCCCGAATTTCAACCGAAGAATCCCTTTGGCAAAACCATCACTCTGCGGCAGCTCATGTCACATCGCGCCGGCCTGGTGCGCGAGCCGCCGGTTGGAAATTATTTTGATGATACCCAGCCAACGCTTCCGGCAACAGTGAAGAGTCTGAACAACACAGCGCTGGTCTATGCGCCCGAAACACGCATAAAATACTCGAATGCCGGCATCGCGACTGTTGGTTACGTACTCGAACAGTTGCGGCGTGAGCCGTTTGCTGATTATCTTAAACGTATGGTGTTGCTGCCCATGGGCTTGCAGCATAGCTCATTTGTGCCGGATGTCGAGATCAGCAAGAATCTGGCAAAGGCATACATGTGGGGTTATGATCACCGCCAATTCGTTGCTCCGGACTTGCAACTTGGCATGGCGCCGGCGGCCAACATGTATTCGACCGTGGCAGACTTGGGGCAATTCATGAAGGTGTTGTTCAATCGCGGAAAAAATGGCGATAAACAAATTCTCAAGCCTGAAACGCTCGAATTAATGTGGACGCCGCAATTCGCGCAGCCGGGCCAGAAGCAAGGCTTTGGTATTGGTTTCGCCATTGGCGAGATCGAAGGCCGCCGCAGCATCGGTCACGGCGGCGCAATGTATGGATTCGCCACGCAGATCAGCGCTTTGCCCGATGAAAAGCTTGGCGTCATTGCCGTTACGTCGATGGACTGCGCCAATATTGTGGTCGAGCGTATTGCCGAGCACGCCCTCAAACTCATGTTGGCAAAACGTGAGCAGCGCGCGTTGCCGCAGATGCGATTAACAGCGCCGGTCGACTCCCTGCGCGCGCGCCAGCTCGAAGGTAAATTCGTCAGCGGCGATGCCAATCTTGAATTGGTGGAACGCAACGGCCAACTGTTGATGTGGCTGGGCAGTATTTGCACGCCGCTACGGTCGCTGGGTGATACCCTGATCGCGGATGG
This portion of the Cytophagia bacterium CHB2 genome encodes:
- a CDS encoding serine hydrolase, which encodes MSERKETRMTIRPALLRLCSIPALLLLINFNPLPTTENLNARADYVGVTAELQRVIQHEMADKLLPALSIALVDGQEIVWAQGFGFADPEQRIPATAATVYRVGSLSKLFTDLGIMQLVESGALPLDAPITKFLPEFQPKNPFGKTITLRQLMSHRAGLVREPPVGNYFDDTQPTLPATVKSLNNTALVYAPETRIKYSNAGIATVGYVLEQLRREPFADYLKRMVLLPMGLQHSSFVPDVEISKNLAKAYMWGYDHRQFVAPDLQLGMAPAANMYSTVADLGQFMKVLFNRGKNGDKQILKPETLELMWTPQFAQPGQKQGFGIGFAIGEIEGRRSIGHGGAMYGFATQISALPDEKLGVIAVTSMDCANIVVERIAEHALKLMLAKREQRALPQMRLTAPVDSLRARQLEGKFVSGDANLELVERNGQLLMWLGSICTPLRSLGDTLIADGRIIYGTKLLPRGRDSLLVGERIFLRVAPHKPASAPDRWSGLIGEYGWDHNVLFIHERNGTLHALIEWFFSYPLQEMAADTFAFPNYGLYHGEKLIFTRAANGRATQVEAASVVFKRRKVGAEAGNTFRINPIKPMHELHALALTSQPPQEQGDFRSPDLVELATLDPTIKFDIRYATTNNFMGEVFYEQAMAMLQRPAAEALLRAHQSLREIGYGLLIHDAYRPWSVTKMFWEATPQDMKIFVADPSQGSRHNRGCAVDLTLYDLKSGKPVEMVSGYDEFSERAYPDYPGGSSEQRWLRELLRDAMEAQGFKVYEFEWWHFDYKDWRKYPIQNTPFVVAPSGAQN